One Streptomyces sp. V4I8 genomic window carries:
- a CDS encoding BTAD domain-containing putative transcriptional regulator, with the protein MRFTLLGPIGVELTGGIFKGITGKRQQALLASLLIKACQPVSVSELCRELWGESPPMTAKNSLQVHVSRLRRQLQTLANPPQSAPRIRYWSEAYSIVISFEDLDVHIFRQYIHQAHVAMSDDREASRQLLGEALLLWKGPPLGAAAPAGPLCASSAAQLNEEYLAALETKLSLDILCAGPTAALGELRRVSSLHPWHESITALLMTALYLSGRQAEALKVYYEARKRLNEDLGLVPSDQLECRFRDILRGRVSLTALSPIPLRPSTRNHSSEEHSSGFESHKTNE; encoded by the coding sequence GTGAGATTCACTCTCCTTGGGCCAATTGGAGTGGAGCTAACGGGAGGAATTTTCAAAGGAATCACAGGGAAACGCCAACAGGCCTTGCTCGCGTCCTTGCTGATCAAAGCTTGCCAGCCTGTTTCGGTTTCCGAGTTATGCCGCGAGCTTTGGGGAGAATCTCCGCCCATGACGGCAAAGAACTCACTTCAGGTGCACGTTTCCAGGCTGCGGCGACAATTGCAAACACTGGCCAATCCCCCACAATCCGCACCAAGAATTAGATACTGGAGTGAAGCTTATTCTATCGTCATTTCATTTGAAGACCTTGACGTGCACATATTTCGTCAGTATATACATCAGGCGCACGTCGCGATGTCAGATGATCGCGAAGCCTCCCGGCAGTTGCTAGGTGAAGCGTTGCTCTTATGGAAAGGTCCCCCGCTGGGAGCAGCCGCACCGGCAGGACCGCTCTGCGCAAGCTCCGCTGCCCAGTTGAATGAAGAGTATCTCGCTGCTCTCGAAACCAAGCTGAGTCTCGATATTCTATGTGCAGGGCCTACAGCCGCCCTCGGTGAATTACGACGGGTGAGTTCCCTGCATCCATGGCATGAATCTATCACCGCGCTGCTCATGACCGCACTATACTTGAGCGGCCGACAGGCTGAAGCATTGAAAGTGTATTACGAAGCGCGCAAGCGACTGAATGAAGACTTGGGCTTGGTTCCTTCGGATCAACTCGAATGCAGATTCCGTGATATCCTAAGAGGGAGGGTATCACTTACTGCACTGTCGCCCATCCCTTTGCGGCCATCAACTCGTAATCACTCAAGCGAGGAGCACTCATCCGGATTTGAATCCCACAAGACTAATGAATAA